From a single Streptomyces sp. NBC_00237 genomic region:
- a CDS encoding universal stress protein: protein MLTQRTITVGLDGSPESLDAADWGAREAQLRGLPLHLVHASLTPPQPRQPSVDDAAAREQSIVDRATLHLSYAHPALGIIEEPVAGAPVPTLLAMAETSDLLVLGSRGNSALTGLMVGSVAKAVAARATCPIALIRAGEQPQDERQGAPDAPYRPVLLGLDLQRPCDELIEYAFGAAAVRRTTLHVLHAWTVPFAPSAAAEDPRRAKRVRMASVLQSWEHKFPGTTVVQKEVHGTAGHHLLKASADASLLVVGRPAEAGPHLGPTAHSVIHHVQCPVVVVPHA from the coding sequence GTGCTCACGCAACGAACCATTACTGTCGGGCTCGACGGCTCCCCCGAGAGCCTGGACGCAGCGGACTGGGGCGCCCGGGAAGCCCAACTGCGGGGCCTGCCCCTGCACCTTGTGCACGCCTCCCTCACTCCGCCGCAGCCCCGGCAGCCGTCCGTCGACGACGCTGCGGCCCGGGAACAGAGCATCGTCGACCGCGCGACGCTGCACCTCTCCTACGCCCACCCCGCGCTCGGCATCATCGAGGAGCCCGTCGCCGGCGCCCCGGTGCCGACCCTGCTGGCGATGGCCGAGACCTCGGACCTGCTCGTCCTCGGTTCCCGCGGAAACAGCGCACTCACCGGCCTGATGGTCGGCTCGGTGGCCAAGGCGGTCGCCGCCCGCGCCACCTGCCCGATCGCTCTCATACGGGCCGGGGAACAGCCCCAGGACGAACGGCAGGGCGCACCCGACGCTCCGTACCGCCCCGTCCTCCTGGGCCTGGACCTGCAACGGCCCTGCGACGAACTGATCGAGTACGCCTTCGGCGCGGCAGCCGTGCGGCGCACCACGCTCCACGTCCTGCACGCCTGGACGGTTCCGTTCGCACCCTCCGCCGCGGCCGAGGACCCGAGGCGCGCGAAGCGGGTGCGGATGGCGTCGGTGCTCCAGTCCTGGGAGCACAAGTTCCCCGGCACCACGGTGGTGCAGAAAGAGGTCCACGGCACGGCCGGACACCACCTCCTGAAGGCGTCCGCCGACGCGAGCCTGCTCGTGGTCGGCCGCCCCGCAGAGGCCGGACCGCACCTCGGCCCCACCGCCCACTCGGTGATCCACCACGTCCAGTGCCCCGTAGTGGTCGTGCCCCACGCATGA
- the ppk2 gene encoding polyphosphate kinase 2, whose amino-acid sequence MPTDKHPQRRTGPKETSSVPRALYEKELYRLQTELVVLQEWVREEGKRLVVVFEGRDAAGKGSTIKRVAEHLNPRAARIIALPAPTARERTQWYFQRYVQHLPAAGEIVLFDRSWYNRAGVEHVMGFCTPQEHQLFLRQCPAFERMLVEDDILLRKYWFSVSDAVQEERFRRRLEDPTRRWKLSSIDMESISRWEAYSRAKDDMFVHTDIAEAPWYVVESDDKRAARLNMIAHLLSTLPYRAVPGRSLRLPPRPPGTGYRRPPRGLQRHVPDRTRSLGS is encoded by the coding sequence ATGCCGACCGACAAACACCCCCAGCGCAGGACCGGCCCGAAGGAGACGTCGAGCGTGCCCCGGGCCCTGTACGAGAAGGAGCTGTACCGGCTCCAGACCGAACTCGTGGTCCTTCAGGAGTGGGTGCGGGAGGAGGGCAAGCGGCTGGTGGTGGTGTTCGAGGGCCGTGACGCTGCGGGCAAGGGCAGCACCATCAAGCGGGTCGCCGAGCACCTCAACCCGCGTGCCGCCCGCATCATCGCCCTGCCCGCCCCCACCGCGCGCGAGCGCACCCAGTGGTATTTCCAGCGCTACGTCCAGCACCTGCCGGCTGCCGGGGAGATCGTCCTGTTCGACCGCAGCTGGTACAACCGCGCCGGTGTGGAGCACGTCATGGGCTTCTGCACTCCGCAGGAGCACCAGCTGTTCCTCCGCCAGTGCCCGGCCTTCGAGCGCATGCTGGTCGAGGACGACATCCTGCTGCGGAAGTACTGGTTCTCGGTGAGCGACGCGGTCCAGGAGGAACGCTTCCGCCGCCGGCTGGAGGACCCCACCCGGCGCTGGAAACTCTCCTCGATCGACATGGAGTCGATCAGCAGATGGGAGGCGTACTCACGGGCGAAGGACGACATGTTCGTCCACACCGACATCGCCGAGGCGCCCTGGTACGTCGTGGAGAGCGACGACAAACGCGCGGCACGCCTCAACATGATCGCCCACCTGTTGTCGACGCTCCCTTACCGTGCGGTGCCCGGCAGGTCCCTGCGGCTTCCGCCGAGACCTCCGGGTACGGGATACCGGCGTCCGCCGAGGGGCTTGCAGCGTCATGTACCCGATCGCACACGCTCGCTGGGCAGTTGA
- a CDS encoding flavodoxin domain-containing protein, whose product MVVLVGYASAHGSTREIAERIGVRLRERGLANHVRDLEREAVEEPERYEALVLGSAVHDRAWLAPAKDFLRHQGELLETRPVWLFSVGMPGALRGPWKRLAATEGPLILADLPGPPPYRSHRLLSGVVSRDQFPLRGRLLFRLMGCRYGDFRDWAAIDSWADGIAREVTAAFVERRRAAAHSGKSGPIGPWEGPDRTLPTSRHPHQADGNRDDSRVTTN is encoded by the coding sequence ATGGTCGTACTCGTGGGTTACGCGTCCGCACACGGCTCCACCCGGGAGATCGCCGAGCGCATCGGTGTGCGGCTTCGCGAACGAGGGCTCGCCAACCACGTACGGGACCTGGAACGGGAAGCCGTGGAAGAGCCGGAGAGGTACGAAGCGCTCGTCCTCGGCAGCGCCGTCCACGACCGGGCCTGGCTCGCACCGGCCAAGGACTTCCTGCGCCACCAGGGCGAGCTCCTGGAGACCAGGCCCGTCTGGCTCTTCAGCGTCGGCATGCCCGGAGCGCTGCGAGGCCCGTGGAAGCGGCTCGCAGCCACGGAAGGGCCACTGATCCTCGCGGACCTGCCCGGCCCGCCGCCGTACCGCAGTCACCGCCTGCTGTCGGGAGTCGTCTCCCGCGACCAGTTCCCCCTGCGGGGCCGACTGCTCTTCCGCCTCATGGGATGCCGTTACGGCGACTTCCGCGACTGGGCGGCCATCGACTCCTGGGCCGACGGCATCGCCCGGGAAGTGACCGCTGCTTTCGTCGAAAGGCGGAGGGCAGCGGCCCACTCCGGGAAATCGGGGCCGATCGGCCCCTGGGAAGGGCCGGACCGGACCCTGCCGACGAGTCGGCATCCGCACCAGGCTGACGGGAACCGGGACGACTCCCGTGTGACGACGAACTGA
- a CDS encoding universal stress protein — protein sequence MRLPLVVGVDGSESSLQAVDWAADEAARSELSLRLVHASQWENYESASFNYDFAGATRMSVAERTVSTAATRATLRQADLKVSTAVVPEGAESALLREARDATALVTGSRGLSPFAELLLGSVSLAVAARAPCPVVVVRGTKASRDGVYGKVLVGVNREVTDPASVRFALQQAKARACPLEAVTAWRTPAQDPNLLPAAAAQFTRSYEEQAAARLDDALRAADEHPGIRVDRSTVEGPAHKVLRDLSTTADLLVLGAHRRHNRLGLQLGPTAHALLHHAHCPVAIVPNHD from the coding sequence ATGCGATTGCCGTTGGTGGTAGGTGTGGACGGATCGGAGTCGAGCCTCCAGGCGGTCGACTGGGCCGCGGACGAAGCCGCACGCAGCGAGCTGTCCCTCCGGCTCGTCCATGCCTCGCAGTGGGAGAACTACGAGAGCGCCTCGTTCAATTATGACTTCGCGGGCGCGACCCGCATGAGCGTCGCCGAGCGGACCGTGTCGACAGCCGCCACCCGCGCCACGCTGCGCCAGGCCGACCTCAAGGTGTCCACCGCGGTGGTGCCCGAGGGCGCGGAAAGCGCCCTGCTCCGCGAAGCACGGGACGCCACCGCGCTGGTCACCGGATCACGCGGCCTCAGCCCGTTCGCCGAGCTCCTGCTGGGCTCGGTGAGCCTGGCCGTGGCGGCCCGTGCGCCATGCCCGGTCGTCGTGGTGCGCGGCACCAAGGCCAGCCGCGACGGCGTCTACGGGAAGGTCCTCGTGGGCGTCAACCGGGAGGTCACCGACCCCGCGTCCGTTCGATTCGCCCTCCAACAGGCCAAGGCCCGCGCCTGCCCGCTCGAAGCGGTGACCGCCTGGCGTACCCCCGCCCAGGACCCCAACCTCCTCCCTGCGGCAGCGGCCCAGTTCACCCGTAGCTACGAGGAGCAGGCGGCGGCCCGCCTCGACGACGCGCTGCGCGCGGCCGACGAGCACCCCGGCATCCGGGTGGACCGCAGCACCGTCGAGGGCCCGGCGCACAAGGTGCTGCGCGACCTCTCCACCACTGCCGATCTCCTGGTCCTCGGCGCCCACCGACGGCACAACCGGCTGGGACTGCAACTGGGCCCCACCGCCCACGCCCTGTTGCACCACGCGCACTGCCCGGTGGCCATCGTGCCGAATCACGACTAA
- a CDS encoding CdaR family transcriptional regulator yields the protein MAERQESTEEHLADYTRIVTAACATGRKLTREERETLRGRGEQAAESGIGLRALFRAQLRSTREALKDARAVSTSHLLTAVEEAVDAFSEGHERAQHLAVRQEEAARREFIDDLLYGRSNLGSLAQRAERFGLLLSHGYAVAVAQGPEPYEDGYPVTRSVENALVARFGDRRILLTTKDGRLICVAPGDQSDVLAYFAKQAYAATDGGRVAVGRAHPGAGGVVHSYEEALNALELAERLALDSPVLHAADLLVYPVLTRDRQAMADLVHSTLGPLRQARGGAQPLLDTLTAYFDTGCVAAEAARRLSLSVRAMTYRLERIHQLTGADPGDPVHRYTLQTAVVGARLLGWPDQDL from the coding sequence TTGGCAGAGCGGCAGGAGTCGACCGAGGAACATCTGGCCGACTACACCCGGATAGTGACCGCGGCATGCGCCACCGGCCGCAAGCTGACCAGGGAGGAACGCGAAACCCTGCGCGGCCGGGGCGAGCAGGCCGCAGAATCCGGGATCGGCCTGCGCGCACTGTTCCGCGCTCAACTGCGCTCGACACGCGAGGCGTTGAAGGACGCGCGTGCTGTCTCCACCTCCCACCTGCTGACCGCTGTCGAAGAAGCCGTCGACGCCTTCAGCGAAGGACACGAACGCGCCCAGCACCTGGCAGTGCGCCAGGAGGAAGCAGCCAGACGGGAGTTCATCGACGACCTGCTGTACGGGCGCAGCAATCTCGGCAGTCTCGCCCAGCGCGCGGAACGCTTCGGCCTGTTGCTGTCGCACGGCTACGCGGTCGCCGTCGCGCAGGGGCCCGAGCCCTACGAGGACGGCTACCCCGTCACGCGCAGCGTCGAGAACGCCCTGGTCGCCCGGTTCGGCGACCGCCGGATCCTCCTCACCACCAAGGACGGGCGGCTCATCTGCGTCGCCCCCGGCGACCAGAGCGACGTCCTGGCCTACTTCGCCAAGCAGGCGTACGCGGCGACCGACGGCGGCCGGGTCGCCGTGGGCCGCGCCCACCCCGGCGCGGGAGGCGTCGTCCACTCGTACGAAGAAGCCCTGAACGCACTCGAACTCGCGGAGCGCCTCGCACTCGACAGCCCCGTACTGCACGCCGCTGACCTCCTGGTGTACCCGGTGCTGACCCGGGACCGGCAAGCCATGGCCGACCTCGTGCACAGCACCCTCGGCCCGCTCCGCCAGGCCCGCGGCGGTGCCCAGCCTCTCCTCGACACCCTCACCGCCTACTTCGACACCGGCTGTGTGGCGGCGGAGGCCGCCCGCCGACTCTCGCTGAGCGTGCGCGCCATGACGTACCGGCTGGAGCGCATCCACCAGCTCACCGGCGCGGACCCGGGCGATCCGGTGCACCGGTACACGCTCCAGACGGCCGTGGTCGGGGCCCGCCTGCTGGGCTGGCCGGACCAGGACCTGTGA
- a CDS encoding flotillin family protein, which translates to MDAITVGAVVLGAVVLLVAVGLLLVLTRLFRKVEQGKALIVSKMRKVDVTFTGQIVLPVLHKAEIMDISVKTIDITRTGRDGLICKDNIRADIRISFFVRVNKTVEDVIKVAQAIGTERASDKETMQELFNAKFSEALKTVGKQLDFTDLYTKRDELRDRIIAVIGTDLNGYSLEDAAIDYLEQTPLTQLDSGNILDAQGIRKITELTAVERVRTNEFQRHEEKEITRQNVDAREAILELERRQADAEIKQRREVETVRAREEAETARVMEEERLRAQSAFLKTEEDLGVQRENQAREIAVAQKNRERVIAIETERIEKERLLEVIARERETQLRRIAADKEVESEKRDIAEVVRERVAVDRTVAEQEESILRLRAVEAAERDRQSIVIAAEAIAQENLVKDIKAAEAAEQAAVHRAAEELTLAEARLKSADLDARAKLRLAEGIQAEAAAAGLAEIQVRDAEAAVTEKAGRAEAEATQARLSAEAAGARAMAEAEAAAIGGKLKAEAEGLTEKAAAMAALDEASRTHEEFRLRLEAEKDVRLAGMEAQRQIAEAQATVLATGLESADIQIVGGDGAFFDRIANSIALGKSIDGFVQNSTTAQALAGPWLDGSASFPEDLTKILGSLGSGDVQNLTVSALLMRLMGAGGGQHNGQIQQLMDAAERLGLGDQRVAALNGMPKGEPVLNGAPKS; encoded by the coding sequence ATGGATGCCATCACCGTGGGCGCCGTTGTGCTCGGCGCCGTCGTACTGCTCGTGGCCGTCGGTCTGTTGCTGGTCCTGACCCGGCTCTTCCGCAAGGTGGAGCAGGGCAAGGCGCTGATCGTCTCGAAGATGCGGAAGGTCGACGTGACCTTCACCGGGCAGATCGTGCTGCCCGTGCTCCACAAGGCCGAGATCATGGACATCTCGGTCAAGACCATCGACATCACCCGCACCGGCCGCGACGGCCTGATCTGCAAGGACAACATCCGCGCCGACATCCGCATCTCGTTCTTCGTACGGGTCAACAAGACCGTCGAGGACGTCATCAAGGTCGCCCAGGCCATCGGCACGGAGCGGGCCAGCGACAAGGAGACGATGCAGGAGCTCTTCAACGCGAAGTTCTCCGAGGCCCTCAAGACAGTGGGCAAACAGCTCGACTTCACCGACCTGTACACCAAGCGCGACGAGCTGCGCGACCGCATCATCGCCGTCATCGGCACCGACCTCAACGGCTACAGCCTGGAGGACGCGGCGATCGACTACCTGGAGCAGACGCCGCTCACCCAGCTCGACAGCGGCAACATCCTGGACGCCCAGGGCATCCGCAAGATCACCGAGCTGACGGCGGTCGAGCGGGTGCGCACCAACGAGTTCCAGCGGCACGAGGAGAAGGAGATCACCCGGCAGAACGTCGACGCCCGCGAGGCCATCCTGGAGCTGGAGCGCCGCCAGGCCGACGCCGAGATCAAGCAGCGCCGCGAGGTGGAGACCGTACGGGCGAGGGAAGAGGCCGAGACGGCGCGGGTGATGGAGGAGGAGCGGCTGCGCGCCCAGTCCGCGTTCCTGAAGACCGAGGAGGACCTCGGTGTGCAGCGCGAGAACCAGGCCCGGGAGATCGCCGTCGCGCAGAAGAACCGCGAACGCGTCATCGCCATCGAGACCGAACGCATCGAGAAGGAAAGGTTGTTGGAGGTCATCGCCCGCGAGCGCGAGACCCAGCTGCGCCGCATCGCGGCCGACAAGGAGGTCGAGTCGGAGAAGCGGGACATCGCCGAGGTGGTGCGCGAGCGGGTGGCCGTGGACCGTACGGTCGCCGAGCAGGAGGAGTCCATCCTGCGGCTGCGCGCCGTCGAGGCGGCGGAACGCGACCGCCAGTCGATCGTCATCGCGGCCGAGGCGATCGCGCAGGAGAACCTGGTCAAGGACATCAAGGCGGCGGAGGCCGCAGAGCAAGCCGCCGTCCACCGCGCAGCCGAGGAACTCACCCTCGCCGAGGCACGGTTGAAGTCCGCCGACCTCGACGCGCGGGCCAAGCTGCGGCTCGCCGAAGGCATCCAGGCGGAGGCGGCGGCTGCCGGTCTCGCCGAGATTCAGGTACGGGACGCGGAGGCGGCCGTCACCGAGAAGGCGGGCCGGGCGGAGGCTGAGGCCACGCAGGCCAGGCTGTCGGCGGAAGCCGCTGGCGCCCGTGCGATGGCGGAGGCGGAGGCTGCGGCCATCGGCGGCAAGCTGAAAGCGGAGGCGGAGGGCCTGACCGAGAAGGCGGCGGCGATGGCGGCCCTCGACGAGGCGTCCCGTACGCACGAGGAGTTCCGGCTGCGCCTGGAGGCGGAGAAGGACGTACGGCTGGCAGGCATGGAGGCACAGCGGCAGATCGCCGAGGCGCAGGCCACGGTGCTGGCGACCGGGCTGGAGAGCGCGGACATCCAGATCGTCGGGGGCGACGGGGCCTTCTTCGACCGGATCGCGAACTCCATCGCGCTGGGCAAGAGCATCGACGGCTTCGTCCAGAACTCCACGACGGCCCAGGCCCTCGCGGGTCCGTGGTTGGACGGCTCGGCCAGCTTCCCGGAGGACCTGACGAAGATCCTCGGTTCCCTGGGCAGCGGAGACGTCCAGAACCTGACAGTGTCGGCCCTGCTGATGCGGCTGATGGGTGCTGGCGGCGGACAGCACAACGGACAGATCCAGCAGCTGATGGACGCGGCCGAGCGTCTGGGGCTCGGTGACCAGCGGGTGGCGGCGCTGAACGGCATGCCGAAGGGCGAGCCCGTGCTCAATGGGGCCCCGAAGAGCTGA